Genomic segment of Pseudoalteromonas sp. NC201:
TAAGTTTGGCGAGAGATTATGGATTTGCCCAAGCTGGCGTGATGTGCCAGATCCCAATGCCGTCAATGTGCTACTGGATCCTGGTCTTGCATTTGGTACTGGTACCCATGCCACAACCGCACTTTGCCTGCAATGGTTAGAACAACAAGACCTCAGCGGCAAAACGGTCGTTGATTTTGGCTGTGGCTCTGGGATTTTAGGCATCGCAGCAATCAAATTAGGCGCTGAGCGTGTGATTGGTATTGATATCGATCCACAAGCGCTTATCGCAAGCCGCGATAATGCCGAGCGCAATGGCGTTGCAGATAAACTAGAAGTGTATTTACCTGAAAATCAGCCGCAATTCAGTGCTGATATCGTTGTTGCTAATATTCTTGCACAGCCGCTGAGAGAGCTACACGAAATCATTCTCGGCTTCTTGGGCGACAAAGGTGCCATCGCCATGTCTGGTATTTTAGAAGAGCAAGCGCAATCTGTTGCGGATGTTTATGCGCCATTTTTAAAGCTAGA
This window contains:
- the prmA gene encoding 50S ribosomal protein L11 methyltransferase — encoded protein: MAWIQIRIYSDKADADALSDMLMDVGCPSVTFMDSKNNPVYEPKPGEVILWPETTVIGLFEANHDMQAVVDFVQSQYDKPLNYKLEQLEDKDWEREWMDNFHPIKFGERLWICPSWRDVPDPNAVNVLLDPGLAFGTGTHATTALCLQWLEQQDLSGKTVVDFGCGSGILGIAAIKLGAERVIGIDIDPQALIASRDNAERNGVADKLEVYLPENQPQFSADIVVANILAQPLRELHEIILGFLGDKGAIAMSGILEEQAQSVADVYAPFLKLDNIAQQGEWTRVSGVKK